The genomic region GTATCGGTCAAAAAAATACTGCGCCATTATTACGATAGCACTTCAGAAAATCACTCGTTGGATGGTTTTTACAGTTTTATAGAAAGGAATCAGAAAGACCTTCTGGACACCCTAAAAATCCATCCCGACTACTTCAATGTCACGAGCTTTTTGCACGTAATGTCCGAATATGTCGGCGATGGTCTATATAGTTTTCTGTTTGAAGTAAGCGAGGACCAGACTTACAAAATCGAGGACAAACGTTTGATAGTTTTTGAACTGGATGAAGTAAAGGACAACAAGGAAATCCTGTCCGTGATGCTCAAGCTCATTAAGTCCGCAATCCAAAGAACGATTTGGAAAAACAGAGCTGAAAAGGGTATCATCCTATTTGATGAGTTTGCCAAACAACTAAAGTTTGAAAACGTACTGGAAAGTGTAGAATTCTACTATCAAGCCATCCGTAAACAAAATGGTGCGATTGGGATTATTCTGCAATCCATAAATCAGCTTCCGAACAATTCAACTTCTGCGAGTATTCTCGAAAACACGCAAGTCATTTATAGTCTGAACAATGAAAAAGGATATGATGAACTGGTCAAAAGGCTCAACTTATCCAGCCACGACCTTAACCAACTGAAATCAATCAAAAACAATCTTTCCGGTCCACGCAAGTACACCGAAATGTTTATTAAGATAGGTAGAGAAAGCAATATTTTCCGTCTCGAAGTTCCGAAGGAAGTATATGCAGCTTACTTGACCGATGGACAGGAAAATGAAGAAATAATGAAGCTCTACAACGAGCATCACGATATGCAAAAAGCAATAATTCAATTCACATCTAAAACATAATATTATGAAATCGAAGATTCACGAATACCAAAACAGTTTTTTTACAATGAGTAAAACAAAAATTAAAATTTTAGTAATGACTGTAGCCCTGACCTTGTTTATGTCAGGTAATGCTACCGCACAAGGAATGCCCACTTATGACAACACCAATTTTATCAGTTTGGTAAAACAACTTATAGAATCAGGTAAACAGACAGCTCAGATGATTAAGTCTGTAAAATTCCTAAAAGATGCAAAAGAGGCAATAGAGAAAGTATCAAGCGTTGTTGAGCAACTGAGAGCAGTTGAGGAAATTGGACAGAATAATCAGCGTCTTATCAACGTAATGCAAAATGATTTGCAGGATATTTTGAATTCGCCCTACATCAAACCCGATGAAGTTTCAAGGGTTGTGGAATCTTTCGATGCCATAGTTCAAAATTCATTGGACACGGTAGATTTTATCGATGAAGTCCTATCCAGCGATTACCTAAAAATGAGCGATGCCGAACGTGCTGAAATTCTTAAAGCAAAAGAGAAGGAATCCAAACAAATGGTTTCCAACATCACTACAAAAACAAAACGCTATCGTGATATTATTTCCTTCAGAAAAATGCAGGATAAAGTCAATAACCGAGAAACCGAATACTAAAAATGACGGCGACCATTCTCTTAGGAATTGGGCTGGAATATATAGATACCGTTTTCCAGACCATACAGGCCAGCGACTTTTCGCAATATACGATTGCGGGAATGAAAACGCTCGCTGTCCTGTTCTTTCTGGTCAACATTCTC from Costertonia aggregata harbors:
- a CDS encoding conjugal transfer protein, translated to MTVALTLFMSGNATAQGMPTYDNTNFISLVKQLIESGKQTAQMIKSVKFLKDAKEAIEKVSSVVEQLRAVEEIGQNNQRLINVMQNDLQDILNSPYIKPDEVSRVVESFDAIVQNSLDTVDFIDEVLSSDYLKMSDAERAEILKAKEKESKQMVSNITTKTKRYRDIISFRKMQDKVNNRETEY